One Pararhizobium sp. IMCC3301 DNA segment encodes these proteins:
- a CDS encoding ABC transporter ATP-binding protein → MIEIDKVTKLYDDTRAVDCVTLTVETGTVTVIVGTSGSGKTTLLRMINRLEEPSSGEVRINGVSTLTVEPHVLRRRIGYAIQGHGLFPHHTVARNIGAVPELLNWSADKIRARVDELLNLFSMEPATFRNRYPLELSGGQQQRVGVARALASRPDLLLMDEPFGALDPVIRTRAQDDLRRIQKKLGSTIMLVTHDMEEAIRLADRVAVMDAGRLVQYGTPAEIITRPATEFVADMVGGVERPLRLLSLVPVSQLVEEGVAEGDALPAEASLRDALSACLWSGRAAVPVEQGGTIVGRVTFDAIRALAQAHP, encoded by the coding sequence ATGATAGAAATCGACAAGGTTACCAAGCTCTATGATGACACGCGCGCTGTGGATTGCGTGACACTAACGGTCGAGACGGGCACGGTCACTGTGATTGTAGGAACCTCCGGCTCGGGCAAGACCACGCTGCTTCGCATGATCAACCGGTTGGAGGAACCCAGTTCGGGAGAGGTGCGCATTAACGGGGTATCTACCTTGACTGTGGAGCCTCATGTGCTGCGGCGGCGTATCGGTTATGCCATCCAGGGCCACGGGCTGTTTCCGCACCACACGGTTGCGCGCAATATCGGCGCTGTGCCGGAACTGCTGAACTGGTCTGCCGACAAAATCCGCGCGCGTGTCGATGAGTTGCTAAACCTGTTCTCGATGGAGCCCGCGACATTCCGCAACCGCTATCCGCTTGAGCTGTCCGGCGGGCAGCAGCAGCGTGTGGGCGTGGCACGGGCGCTGGCATCGCGGCCTGATTTGTTGCTTATGGACGAGCCCTTTGGCGCTCTCGACCCGGTGATCAGAACCCGCGCGCAGGACGATCTGCGCCGCATCCAGAAGAAATTGGGCTCGACCATCATGCTGGTCACCCACGACATGGAGGAAGCGATCCGGCTTGCTGACCGCGTGGCAGTCATGGATGCGGGTCGGCTTGTACAGTATGGCACACCGGCTGAGATCATCACCCGGCCGGCAACGGAATTTGTGGCCGACATGGTTGGCGGAGTTGAACGCCCGCTCCGTCTTCTGTCACTTGTTCCTGTCTCGCAGTTGGTTGAAGAGGGCGTGGCCGAGGGCGACGCGCTGCCAGCCGAGGCAAGCTTGCGCGACGCGCTCTCGGCGTGCCTGTGGAGCGGACGCGCTGCGGTGCCGGTGGAGCAGGGCGGAACGATTGTCGGGCGCGTGACCTTCGATGCTATTCGCGCCCTGGCTCAGGCACACCCATGA
- a CDS encoding ABC transporter permease codes for MSIGTVLRPTLALLLVALVLRPSWFTPIFAHFAPAGGPVIYERASLLSLSISHLGLVAAASAAATLVAVTLAILVTRPAGTAFLPLSRTITNMGQTFPPVAVLALAVPALGFGAGPTLVALFLYGLLPIFENAISGLSTLPPATMEAARGIGLSRWQQLLRVELPLALPVILTGIRLSVVIALGTATIGSTVAARTLGEVIIAGLLTNNTAFVLQGGLIVGLFAVLIYDALVQLEALLVRRTGR; via the coding sequence ATGAGCATCGGAACCGTTCTGCGACCAACCCTGGCCCTGCTGCTGGTCGCGCTGGTTCTGCGGCCTTCGTGGTTCACGCCGATCTTCGCACACTTTGCGCCGGCAGGTGGACCGGTCATCTATGAACGCGCCTCGCTGTTGTCGTTGTCGATCAGCCACCTGGGTCTCGTGGCGGCGGCCTCGGCAGCGGCCACACTGGTTGCCGTAACGCTGGCGATCCTCGTAACGCGTCCGGCGGGGACGGCGTTTCTCCCGCTTTCGCGTACTATCACCAATATGGGGCAGACCTTTCCGCCCGTCGCTGTTCTGGCGCTGGCAGTGCCAGCACTGGGTTTTGGCGCGGGACCGACACTGGTGGCACTCTTTCTCTACGGTCTGCTGCCGATCTTCGAAAACGCGATCTCCGGCCTTTCAACCCTTCCACCTGCCACGATGGAGGCCGCCCGGGGCATTGGGCTGAGTCGCTGGCAGCAGCTGTTGCGGGTGGAGTTGCCCCTTGCACTGCCGGTGATACTGACCGGCATTCGTCTGTCTGTCGTGATCGCACTGGGCACTGCGACGATCGGATCCACCGTGGCCGCCCGCACGCTGGGCGAGGTGATCATTGCGGGGTTACTGACCAACAACACAGCCTTCGTGCTGCAAGGTGGTCTGATCGTTGGACTGTTCGCCGTGCTTATCTACGACGCCCTGGTGCAACTCGAAGCGCTGCTCGTGCGTCGCACGGGAAGGTAG
- a CDS encoding efflux RND transporter permease subunit, with amino-acid sequence MISALDSILRRPRTVLTLMLVIILAGAFTYIAIPKEANPDIDVPVFYVSVGQQGISPEDSERLLVRPMETSLRGLDGLKELTAVASEGHAGIVLEFDIDFNKEKALADIRDKVDQAQAQLPADADEPQIFETNFSLQPTIFVALSGNVPERTLFRHARLLQDELESIPTVLEANLNGHREEQLEVVIDMMRLESYDITQQELLTSLANNNQLVAAGFLDGGSGRFNIKVPGLIETALDVYTLPIKQNGEGVVTLADVAEIRRTFKDANGFTRINGKPAIAISVVKRLGTNIIENNDAVRQKVADFTAEWPDAIQIDFMLDQSNFIKEVQGSLQSSIMTAIVLVMIVVLAALGVRSAILVGLAIPTSFMTGFLILGGLGMTVNMMVMFGLVLTVGMLVDGAIVIVEYADRKISEGMHRRDAYIRAAKLMLWPIVSSTGTTLAAFLPLLLWPGVSGEFMSYLPIMVVIVLSAALVTAMIFLPVTGGLIGRTKASPEEAEQAAKMNAKAELNVDEMKGITGIYLRFLSRISGSVTGNLITLSVAVAIVVGVFMMFGENNNGVEFFVEEEPDQAIVLVTARGNLSVREIDGLVREVESEILQTVGVRNAVSSSSAGSSGGNGGTAIGAVQDKPADVIGEINIELEEYCCRRLAIDIFDEIRTRTADLAGIAVEIRKVEGGPPTGKDLRLEIKTPDYDELVKTVAKVRAQVETMSDLIEIEDGRPLPGIEWQLDIDRKEAGRFNAGIGSVGAMVQLVTNGVMIGTYRPDDSEDEIDIRVRLPEDQRSFDELDKLKLRTENGQVPISNFVRREAKPKVSSITRRDGLYAMDVKANIAPGSDALPNTKTDELQIWLDSQSWPDSVQMRFRGADEEQKEAGAFLGKAALASLFLMFVILVTQYNSFYQTAITLMTVILAVVGVLIGLMVTGQRFSIIMTGTGVVALAGIVVNNAIVLIDTYNRLRREGAEPKEAVLKTSAQRLRPILLTTITTIAGLVPMATQVNFDFFNRVIAVGGITSIWWVQLSTAIIAGLAFSTLLTLLLVPVLLSLPSNFGALFKRMRGARKGTSAEPARETAQIRPFPVPDNRDRHLPQAAE; translated from the coding sequence ATGATCTCCGCACTTGACAGTATTTTACGGCGTCCCCGAACTGTTCTCACCCTGATGCTGGTGATAATTCTTGCCGGTGCTTTCACCTATATTGCCATTCCAAAGGAAGCCAATCCGGATATTGATGTCCCGGTTTTCTATGTTTCTGTCGGGCAACAGGGAATATCGCCTGAGGATTCTGAACGCCTGCTGGTGCGGCCCATGGAAACCTCGTTGCGCGGCCTGGACGGGCTGAAGGAGCTTACGGCAGTGGCTTCGGAAGGGCATGCCGGCATTGTGCTTGAGTTCGACATCGATTTTAACAAGGAAAAAGCGCTTGCCGACATTCGCGACAAGGTGGATCAGGCGCAGGCGCAACTGCCAGCTGACGCGGATGAACCGCAGATTTTCGAAACAAATTTCTCGCTGCAACCGACCATCTTTGTCGCCCTGTCCGGAAATGTCCCCGAACGCACCCTGTTTCGCCATGCAAGGTTGTTGCAGGATGAACTTGAATCCATTCCAACAGTGCTGGAAGCCAATCTGAACGGCCACCGGGAAGAGCAGCTTGAAGTCGTCATCGATATGATGCGGCTGGAATCCTATGATATTACCCAGCAGGAATTGCTGACATCACTGGCCAACAACAATCAGCTTGTCGCTGCCGGATTTCTGGATGGTGGCAGCGGGCGTTTCAACATCAAGGTTCCCGGCCTGATTGAAACGGCACTGGATGTCTACACACTGCCGATCAAGCAGAATGGCGAAGGTGTCGTCACCCTGGCCGATGTTGCTGAAATCCGCCGTACCTTTAAAGATGCCAATGGCTTTACCCGCATCAATGGCAAGCCGGCCATTGCAATCAGTGTGGTCAAACGGCTCGGCACCAACATTATTGAAAACAATGACGCGGTGCGGCAGAAAGTTGCCGACTTCACCGCTGAATGGCCTGACGCAATCCAGATTGATTTCATGCTGGATCAGTCGAACTTCATCAAGGAGGTTCAGGGCTCGCTGCAATCCTCCATCATGACCGCCATCGTGCTTGTCATGATCGTTGTTCTGGCGGCGCTGGGTGTGCGGTCCGCCATTCTGGTCGGCCTTGCGATCCCGACCAGTTTCATGACCGGTTTTCTTATCCTCGGTGGCCTTGGCATGACCGTCAACATGATGGTCATGTTCGGTCTTGTGCTGACAGTGGGCATGCTGGTCGATGGTGCCATTGTGATCGTCGAATATGCCGACCGGAAAATTTCGGAAGGCATGCATAGGCGGGATGCTTATATCCGCGCTGCAAAACTGATGCTGTGGCCGATTGTGTCGTCCACAGGCACCACTCTGGCAGCGTTTCTGCCATTGCTGCTATGGCCCGGTGTATCCGGCGAGTTCATGAGCTACCTGCCGATCATGGTGGTGATCGTGCTGTCTGCGGCGCTGGTAACTGCGATGATTTTCCTGCCGGTTACCGGCGGTCTGATCGGCCGCACCAAAGCCTCGCCCGAAGAGGCCGAGCAGGCTGCGAAAATGAATGCCAAGGCGGAACTCAACGTTGATGAAATGAAAGGCATTACCGGAATCTATCTCAGGTTTCTGAGCCGGATATCCGGATCGGTGACCGGAAATCTGATCACTCTGAGCGTGGCCGTTGCGATTGTCGTCGGTGTTTTCATGATGTTTGGCGAAAACAATAATGGCGTGGAATTTTTCGTTGAGGAAGAACCCGATCAGGCGATTGTGCTGGTGACGGCGCGCGGCAATCTGTCGGTTCGGGAGATCGACGGGCTGGTCCGCGAGGTTGAAAGCGAGATTCTCCAGACCGTCGGCGTGCGCAATGCCGTTTCATCGTCAAGCGCGGGCAGCAGCGGCGGTAACGGCGGAACCGCAATCGGAGCGGTTCAGGACAAGCCTGCTGATGTGATCGGCGAAATCAACATCGAGTTGGAGGAATATTGCTGCCGCCGGCTAGCCATCGACATTTTTGACGAGATCCGCACACGAACAGCGGATCTGGCCGGTATCGCAGTTGAAATCCGCAAAGTTGAAGGCGGCCCCCCGACAGGCAAGGATCTGCGGCTGGAAATCAAAACTCCCGATTATGATGAACTCGTAAAAACCGTCGCAAAAGTACGCGCGCAGGTCGAAACAATGAGTGATCTGATTGAGATCGAGGACGGCCGTCCCCTGCCCGGCATCGAATGGCAACTAGATATCGACCGCAAGGAAGCCGGCCGGTTCAATGCAGGGATCGGCTCGGTCGGAGCGATGGTGCAACTGGTGACCAATGGCGTCATGATCGGCACATACCGGCCGGACGATTCAGAAGATGAAATTGACATCAGGGTACGGTTGCCGGAAGACCAGCGCAGCTTTGATGAGCTGGACAAGCTGAAATTACGCACGGAAAACGGTCAGGTGCCGATTTCAAACTTCGTGCGCCGCGAAGCTAAGCCGAAAGTGTCCAGCATTACACGGCGGGACGGTCTGTATGCGATGGATGTGAAAGCCAATATCGCACCGGGCAGCGATGCGCTGCCAAATACAAAGACCGATGAATTGCAGATCTGGCTCGACAGTCAGAGCTGGCCGGACAGTGTCCAGATGCGGTTCCGGGGTGCCGATGAAGAACAGAAAGAGGCAGGCGCCTTTCTCGGCAAGGCTGCGCTTGCCTCACTGTTCCTGATGTTCGTCATTCTGGTAACCCAGTATAATTCATTCTATCAGACAGCCATCACGCTGATGACTGTCATCCTGGCTGTTGTCGGGGTTCTGATTGGCTTGATGGTCACCGGCCAGCGGTTTTCCATCATCATGACCGGCACTGGCGTGGTGGCGCTGGCCGGCATTGTGGTGAACAACGCAATTGTGCTGATCGATACCTATAACAGGCTGCGGCGTGAAGGGGCAGAACCGAAGGAAGCTGTGCTGAAAACTAGTGCCCAGCGTCTGCGGCCGATTCTGCTAACCACCATAACGACGATTGCCGGGCTGGTTCCGATGGCGACCCAGGTCAATTTCGATTTCTTCAATCGTGTCATCGCGGTCGGTGGAATTACTTCGATCTGGTGGGTCCAGCTATCGACGGCTATTATAGCCGGCCTGGCGTTCTCAACCCTGCTGACCTTGCTGCTGGTTCCTGTTCTGCTGTCACTGCCAAGCAATTTTGGCGCTCTCTTCAAACGCATGCGAGGTGCCCGCAAAGGCACATCGGCAGAACCTGCCCGGGAAACTGCGCAGATTCGTCCTTTTCCGGTACCGGATAATCGTGACCGTCACCTGCCTCAGGCTGCGGAATAG
- a CDS encoding efflux RND transporter periplasmic adaptor subunit, giving the protein MAFRINRSYLTATIVLVGIGLWMGTGTFRIGGQATASAEAQSIAERQESTLQTVAVRVKTLQASDRRRELEIRGRTQADATISVRAETSGIIAERFVELGQQVEPGDLLCRLNSGARQARVLQAKAAVEQAEAEYSANAKLQKRGFAADNQVRALKAAFDAAKAVLQEAELELGRVEIHAAVAGIVQKPLAESGDLLSVGSICATLIDTNPMLVTGQVSERDISNLSLGQQAEVALITGETRVGRISYIAAAADAATRTFQVDIEIPNVDNAIRDGVTATARVPLKAVAAHLLAPSMLTLSDAGDLGIRLVDLETGTNNFQKIAILSETKDGVWVTGLPETVTVIAVGQEYVVDGQQVEPVFAETAQ; this is encoded by the coding sequence ATGGCGTTTCGAATTAACAGATCCTATCTCACCGCCACCATCGTATTGGTTGGAATCGGCCTCTGGATGGGCACCGGCACGTTCAGGATCGGCGGCCAGGCCACCGCCAGCGCCGAAGCACAAAGCATTGCCGAGCGGCAGGAGAGCACCTTGCAGACAGTCGCTGTGCGGGTAAAAACCCTGCAGGCCAGCGACCGCCGCAGGGAATTGGAAATCAGAGGCAGGACGCAAGCAGACGCGACTATTTCAGTTCGTGCGGAAACCAGCGGGATTATCGCTGAACGTTTTGTCGAACTGGGCCAGCAAGTGGAACCGGGCGATCTTCTGTGCCGCTTGAACAGCGGCGCGAGACAAGCGCGGGTACTTCAGGCAAAAGCGGCCGTTGAACAGGCAGAGGCCGAATATTCCGCCAATGCAAAATTGCAAAAACGCGGCTTTGCGGCGGACAATCAGGTGCGTGCACTGAAAGCCGCGTTTGATGCCGCCAAGGCGGTTCTACAGGAAGCTGAACTGGAACTGGGCCGGGTCGAAATCCACGCTGCCGTTGCCGGCATTGTCCAGAAGCCTCTGGCCGAAAGTGGTGATCTGCTGTCCGTTGGTAGCATCTGCGCCACCTTGATTGATACAAACCCAATGCTCGTAACCGGCCAGGTCTCGGAAAGAGACATCAGCAATCTGTCGCTCGGACAGCAGGCTGAGGTGGCGCTGATCACCGGGGAAACAAGGGTCGGACGTATCAGCTATATCGCCGCCGCTGCGGATGCGGCCACACGGACGTTTCAGGTTGATATTGAAATTCCCAACGTGGACAATGCGATTCGCGACGGGGTGACGGCCACTGCCAGAGTGCCCCTGAAAGCGGTTGCTGCCCATCTTCTGGCACCCAGCATGCTGACCTTGAGTGATGCCGGAGATCTGGGCATCCGGCTGGTTGACCTTGAAACAGGCACCAATAATTTTCAGAAAATCGCCATTCTCAGCGAAACCAAAGATGGTGTCTGGGTCACAGGTCTTCCAGAAACCGTGACGGTCATCGCCGTTGGACAGGAATATGTCGTTGACGGCCAGCAGGTAGAGCCGGTGTTTGCGGAGACCGCACAATGA
- a CDS encoding PadR family transcriptional regulator, with protein sequence MNVRTLCLAILNFEDATGYEIRKMSIDGKYSHFVDASYGSIYPALNKLENDALVTCREESHPGKPSRKIYSITSSGREELIRSLLEPPAPDVFRSEFLMIAISAEMLPRDVVIKAIDTHKAQLQQELRIIEQIEAKSVHPSFNWAASYGMHCMSQSLKFLEKSRAKLEACACSNHDSGAGLAQQRHDADDLAHRSDAQMADQTGSR encoded by the coding sequence ATGAATGTAAGAACGCTTTGCCTGGCTATCCTGAATTTCGAGGATGCAACCGGATATGAAATCCGCAAAATGTCGATTGACGGTAAATACAGCCATTTTGTCGATGCCAGTTACGGGTCTATCTACCCTGCCCTCAACAAATTGGAAAATGATGCTCTGGTGACTTGTCGCGAAGAAAGCCATCCTGGCAAACCATCGCGCAAGATTTACTCGATAACCAGTTCCGGCCGGGAAGAGTTGATCAGGTCTCTGCTGGAGCCGCCTGCGCCGGATGTCTTCAGATCCGAGTTTCTGATGATCGCAATTTCCGCTGAAATGCTACCTCGCGACGTGGTTATCAAGGCCATCGATACCCATAAGGCGCAGTTGCAGCAGGAATTGAGGATAATCGAGCAGATTGAAGCAAAAAGCGTTCATCCGAGTTTTAACTGGGCTGCGAGCTACGGCATGCACTGCATGTCCCAGTCGTTGAAATTTCTCGAAAAATCCCGCGCAAAGCTGGAAGCCTGTGCCTGCTCGAACCATGATTCCGGTGCGGGACTGGCGCAGCAGCGGCACGATGCCGATGACCTTGCACACCGATCTGACGCGCAGATGGCTGATCAGACAGGATCACGATGA
- a CDS encoding LysE family translocator produces the protein MIDANLYFTFLAACIAVIIIPGPTVTVIIANSMRSGAWAGLANVAGTQLGLALTLIILAFGLSAIIAFVGEAFVWIKLVGAVYLIWLGISLWRAEHGIDRIASAPQKTSFKQMFLQGFFVVLANPKSLFFFGIFIPQFIDPSKDAVMQTLILGATFMIVATILDGSYAVLAGGAGQMLTRTRVRLLQRLSGTMLIAGGIWMALQKRS, from the coding sequence ATGATTGACGCAAATCTTTATTTTACCTTCCTGGCCGCCTGCATTGCCGTGATAATTATCCCCGGCCCGACGGTCACTGTCATAATTGCCAACAGCATGCGCAGCGGCGCCTGGGCGGGGCTGGCAAATGTCGCCGGAACACAGCTTGGCCTCGCACTGACGCTGATTATTCTTGCGTTTGGCCTGTCTGCAATAATTGCTTTTGTCGGAGAAGCGTTCGTCTGGATAAAGCTGGTTGGCGCGGTCTACCTCATATGGCTGGGCATCTCGTTGTGGCGCGCTGAACACGGCATCGACCGCATTGCATCAGCACCTCAGAAAACCTCCTTCAAGCAGATGTTTTTGCAGGGGTTTTTCGTCGTTTTGGCCAACCCGAAAAGCCTGTTCTTTTTTGGTATTTTCATTCCTCAATTTATCGATCCGTCAAAGGACGCTGTCATGCAGACGCTGATTCTCGGTGCAACCTTTATGATCGTCGCAACCATTCTGGATGGCAGCTATGCTGTGCTGGCAGGCGGGGCGGGCCAGATGCTCACAAGAACCCGCGTAAGGCTGCTGCAACGCCTCAGTGGCACAATGCTGATTGCGGGGGGCATCTGGATGGCATTGCAGAAGCGTTCGTGA
- the coaD gene encoding pantetheine-phosphate adenylyltransferase yields the protein MSKTVLYPGSFDPVTNGHLDVLRQALVLADRIVVAIGVHTGKTPLFSFEERQALISASIEQSEFSDQLHRVTIVSFSGLSIDAARDHKAQFMVRGLRDGTDLDYEMQLCGMNSAMAPEIGTVFLPASPAVRPITATLVRQIAGMKGDISSFVPEHVAEALSRKFQH from the coding sequence ATGAGCAAAACGGTTCTTTATCCGGGGTCTTTTGACCCTGTCACAAATGGTCATCTTGATGTTCTGCGCCAGGCCCTGGTGCTGGCCGACCGGATTGTCGTTGCCATTGGCGTGCACACCGGCAAGACACCATTATTCTCATTTGAAGAACGTCAGGCCCTGATTTCGGCCTCGATCGAACAGTCGGAGTTTTCGGACCAGTTGCATCGCGTGACCATTGTCAGCTTTTCCGGTCTCAGCATCGACGCGGCACGGGACCATAAGGCGCAATTTATGGTCCGCGGACTGCGCGACGGGACCGATCTGGACTATGAAATGCAGCTTTGCGGCATGAATTCTGCGATGGCTCCGGAGATCGGCACGGTATTCCTGCCGGCCAGTCCCGCTGTTCGCCCAATTACGGCCACGCTTGTCCGGCAAATCGCGGGCATGAAGGGCGACATCTCCAGCTTTGTGCCGGAGCATGTTGCAGAGGCCTTGTCGCGGAAGTTCCAGCACTGA